The genome window GGAGCTGCATTTATTTATTTGCCAGCGATGTGGGCTATGATGGGGCTAGCAGTATTTCTGATTGGAATTTCTCCAAAAGCAACTGGGCTTGCTTGGCTATATATGATTTATGGCTTTATCGTTATTTATCTCGGTGGAATATTAGAGTTCCCCGATTGGATGAATAATCTATCCGCATTTCACCATATTCCACAAGTGCCAGTCGAGGATATGGATTATTTGAGAACTTCCATAATGGTGATGATTTCCGCGATTTTATTGGTACTAGGTAGTCTTAGTTATCGTAGGCGGGATATTCAGGGGTAGATGTGATGGAAGTTCTGCTAGATTTAGCCGCTTAGAATGTCTGTGCAATAGCCTACTAACTCCTTCCAATCTGATTTACTTGCTACTAATTTTAAAGTAGGTACAATGGATGGGAAGGAGTATTGATATAAATGAGAATACCAATCCTATACGAGGATAATCACTTACTCATTGTTGAGAAGCCAGTGAATATCCCAGTACAAGGAGATAATACAGGGGATAGAGATTTATTAACTATTCTAAAAGAGGATTTAAAAGTTCGTTATCAAAAACCTGGAAATGTTTATTTAGGGCTCGTTCACCGTTTGGATCGGCCGGTTGGTGGTGTTATCGTGTTTGCTAAGACATCGAAGGCCGCCTCTAGAATGTCTGACGTGATTCGCAGACAGGCAATGGAACGAAAATATTTTACAGTTGTGCGAGGAAATCCAACAAGAAATCGGGCTGTTCTTGTACATCACTTAATGAAAAATAAACAAAAAAATAAAGTGTATGCTGTATCTCCCAGTCATAAAGGGGCGAAAGAGGCATCACTTGAATATGTGAAAGTTGCTGATAATGAAAGACATAGTTTACTGTCTGTCGAGCTTCATACAGGCAGATCACATCAAATTCGGGTCCAGCTGTCTAGAGAGGGTACACCAATCTACGGTGACCAAAAATATGGTCAAGACGTAAATCTCCCTGGTCAGCAAATTGCTTTATGGGCTTATTCCTTACGTTTCGAGCATCCAGTTAAAAAAGAGATGATAGAGGTAGAATGTCCACCACCAAGCGAATATCCATGGGATTTATTTGATAGGGTTTTGACTTAAACTATTAGAAACTCTCAATCTTCTAAATCTTGTCGAAAGAAAAGGTGAGTCGTTAGAACTCACCTTTTCTTTCGGTTATTTACCAAATGCTAGGCTTGTTGTCTCTGATTACGGTCTTGGCGTCCT of Oceanobacillus zhaokaii contains these proteins:
- a CDS encoding RluA family pseudouridine synthase, whose translation is MRIPILYEDNHLLIVEKPVNIPVQGDNTGDRDLLTILKEDLKVRYQKPGNVYLGLVHRLDRPVGGVIVFAKTSKAASRMSDVIRRQAMERKYFTVVRGNPTRNRAVLVHHLMKNKQKNKVYAVSPSHKGAKEASLEYVKVADNERHSLLSVELHTGRSHQIRVQLSREGTPIYGDQKYGQDVNLPGQQIALWAYSLRFEHPVKKEMIEVECPPPSEYPWDLFDRVLT